The Bos indicus x Bos taurus breed Angus x Brahman F1 hybrid chromosome 13, Bos_hybrid_MaternalHap_v2.0, whole genome shotgun sequence genome includes a region encoding these proteins:
- the GID8 gene encoding glucose-induced degradation protein 8 homolog produces MSYTEKPDEITKDEWMEKLNNLHVQRADMNRLIMNYLVTEGFKEAAEKFRMESGIEPSVDLETLDERIKIREMILKGQIQEAIALINSLHPELLDTNRYLYFHLQQQHLIELIRQRETEAALEFAQTQLAEQGEESRECLTEMERTLALLAFDNPEDSPFGDLLNMMQRQKVWSEVNQAVLDYENRESTPKLAKLLKLLLWAQNELDQKKVKYPKMTDLSKGVIEEPK; encoded by the exons ATGAGTTACACAGAAAAACCCGATGAAATCACAAAGGATGAGTGGATGGAAAAGCTCAATAACTTACATGTCCAACGAGCAGACATGAACCGTCTCATCATGAACTACTTGGTCACAG AGGGCTTTAAGGAGGCAGCGGAGAAGTTTCGAATGGaatctgggattgaacccagcgtTGATCTAGAAACACTTGACGAGCGAATCAAAATCCGTGAGATGATACTGAAAGGCCAGATTCAGGAGGCCATTGCGCTCATCAACAGCCTCCACCCAGAGCTGCTGGATACAAACCGCTATCTCTACTTCCATCTGCAA CAACAACACCTGATCGAGCTGATCCGCCAGCGGGAGACGGAGGCAGCGCTGGAGTTTGCACAGACCCAGCTGGCTGAGCAGGGTGAGGAAAGCCGCGAGTGTCTGACCGAGATGGAACGCACACTGGCCCTGCTGGCCTTTGACAACCCCGAGGACTCACCCTTCGGAGACCTGCTCAACATGATGCAGAGGCAGAAG GTGTGGAGTGAAGTGAACCAAGCTGTCCTGGATTATGAGAATCGTGAGTCAACACCCAAGCTGGCAAAGTTGCTGAAACTACTCCTTTGGGCTCAGAATGAGCTGGACCAGAAGAAAGTAAAATACCCCAAAATGACAGACCTCAGCAAAGGCGTGATTGAGGAGCCCAAGTAG